Proteins from a genomic interval of Methanofollis formosanus:
- a CDS encoding nuclear transport factor 2 family protein: MSLSAKTRDAVTKTMYAYASAYGRKDVDGVAVLLAPEVIGIGSEKGEWVEGRDEYVSAIVRECAAFDDISLEYGGLRIAADGIIAWVATPFEMTVTVGETVRHLNGRLTAVLMNTWDGWRFVQTHFSVPEGGEE; the protein is encoded by the coding sequence ATGTCTCTCAGTGCAAAGACGCGTGATGCGGTGACGAAGACGATGTACGCCTACGCCTCCGCGTACGGCCGAAAGGACGTGGACGGCGTTGCGGTACTGCTGGCGCCCGAGGTGATCGGGATCGGTTCGGAGAAGGGAGAGTGGGTGGAAGGGCGCGACGAGTACGTCTCGGCCATCGTCCGTGAATGTGCAGCTTTCGACGACATCTCGCTCGAATACGGCGGCCTCAGGATCGCGGCGGACGGGATCATCGCCTGGGTGGCGACGCCCTTCGAGATGACGGTCACGGTCGGGGAGACGGTGCGGCACCTGAACGGTCGCCTGACCGCCGTCCTGATGAACACCTGGGACGGATGGCGCTTTGTCCAGACACATTTTTCCGTGCCCGAGGGCGGGGAGGAGTGA
- a CDS encoding ASKHA domain-containing protein, which translates to MPIVTFLPGYRKARVTQGATVLEAAQKAGLVMNVVCGGQGKCGKCIVRVESGETIFDREKFGVLFETAELDAGACLACQTRVFSDARIEVPARTLVQEQKILVDARPLDVPVSPSVRKYALTLAPPTLDDPSADLARLLEGVEHSGGPAATKIYAPLEMLRKIPVVLRHGRWRCTATVALVPGGYRLINVEEGETRARLYGAAVDLGTTTVVAYLWDLAGGRVLSTASNYNRQISCGEDILSRVNYAKKNGTGHLQELAAVSINTALTAAADAAGIDLEDIYEVTVAGNTVMTHLLLGIDPAYMIAEPYVPVVRRTFTTTAQRLGLAVAPTAGVFTFPAVSNFIGGDIVADILTSGMADQDEVSLLIDIGTNFEAVLGGRDWMLACAGAAGPALEGGEVLFGMRANPGAIERVRIDEATLEPAFETINRVPPVGICGSGLIDLLAGLIRACVIDRTGQIDTGIDHPRIRMGRHFPEYVVAWEEESGAGKDIVITGHDIRNLIMSKAAVLAACITLMDAAGIGHDDLANVFFSGAFGNYIEKENAVTIGLIPEVPLERVKNLGNGAITGANQALVSRERRKALDRIARTVTYIELNADPGFMDRYTQSCFLPHTDLALFPTVQRMLEECRLRKRWGQWQA; encoded by the coding sequence ATGCCGATCGTCACCTTCCTCCCTGGCTACCGGAAGGCCCGGGTCACACAGGGCGCCACGGTGCTGGAAGCGGCGCAGAAGGCCGGACTCGTGATGAACGTCGTCTGCGGCGGGCAGGGGAAGTGCGGCAAATGCATCGTCCGCGTCGAGAGCGGGGAGACGATCTTTGACCGGGAGAAGTTCGGCGTCCTCTTCGAGACCGCTGAACTCGACGCCGGCGCCTGCCTCGCCTGCCAGACCCGGGTCTTCAGCGACGCCCGCATCGAGGTCCCGGCGCGGACCCTGGTGCAGGAACAGAAGATCCTGGTGGACGCCCGACCCCTCGACGTCCCGGTCAGCCCGTCGGTGCGGAAGTACGCCCTCACGCTCGCCCCGCCCACCCTGGACGACCCCTCGGCAGACCTGGCGCGGCTCCTCGAAGGGGTGGAGCACAGCGGCGGACCGGCGGCGACGAAGATCTACGCACCTCTCGAGATGCTCAGGAAGATCCCGGTCGTCCTCCGCCACGGCAGGTGGCGGTGCACGGCGACGGTCGCCCTGGTGCCCGGCGGCTACCGCCTCATCAACGTCGAGGAAGGGGAGACCCGGGCGCGGCTGTACGGGGCGGCGGTGGACCTCGGGACGACGACGGTCGTCGCCTACCTCTGGGACCTCGCCGGCGGCCGCGTCCTCTCGACGGCCTCGAACTATAACCGGCAGATCTCCTGCGGCGAGGACATCCTCTCCCGCGTGAACTACGCGAAGAAGAACGGCACCGGCCACCTCCAGGAACTCGCGGCCGTGAGCATCAACACCGCGCTCACCGCCGCGGCCGACGCCGCCGGGATCGATCTCGAGGACATCTACGAGGTGACGGTCGCCGGCAACACGGTGATGACCCACCTCCTCCTCGGCATCGACCCGGCCTACATGATCGCCGAACCCTACGTCCCGGTGGTGAGGCGGACGTTCACCACGACAGCGCAGCGCCTCGGCCTCGCCGTCGCCCCGACCGCCGGGGTCTTCACCTTCCCCGCGGTCTCGAACTTCATCGGCGGCGACATCGTCGCCGACATCCTCACGTCAGGGATGGCCGACCAGGACGAGGTCTCGCTCCTCATCGACATCGGCACCAACTTCGAGGCGGTCCTCGGCGGGCGGGACTGGATGCTCGCCTGCGCCGGGGCGGCCGGACCGGCCCTGGAGGGTGGGGAGGTGCTCTTCGGGATGCGGGCGAACCCGGGGGCGATCGAGCGGGTGCGGATCGACGAGGCCACCCTCGAACCCGCCTTCGAGACGATCAACCGCGTCCCGCCGGTCGGCATCTGTGGTTCAGGGCTGATCGACCTCCTCGCCGGCCTGATCCGCGCCTGCGTCATCGACCGGACCGGCCAGATCGACACCGGCATCGACCACCCGCGGATACGGATGGGGCGCCACTTCCCGGAGTACGTCGTCGCCTGGGAGGAGGAGAGCGGGGCGGGGAAAGATATCGTGATCACCGGCCACGACATCAGGAACCTGATCATGAGCAAGGCGGCGGTGCTCGCGGCCTGCATCACCCTGATGGACGCGGCCGGGATCGGCCACGACGACCTCGCCAACGTCTTCTTCTCAGGGGCCTTCGGCAACTACATCGAGAAGGAGAACGCCGTCACCATCGGCCTCATCCCGGAGGTGCCCCTCGAGCGGGTGAAAAACCTCGGGAACGGGGCGATCACCGGGGCGAACCAGGCCCTCGTCAGCCGCGAGCGGAGGAAGGCCCTCGACCGGATCGCACGGACGGTCACCTATATCGAACTGAACGCGGACCCGGGGTTCATGGACCGGTACACGCAGAGCTGTTTCCTCCCGCACACCGACCTCGCCCTCTTCCCGACGGTGCAGAGGATGCTCGAAGAGTGCAGGCTGCGAAAGAGGTGGGGGCAATGGCAGGCGTGA
- a CDS encoding NosD domain-containing protein has product MAAAEVTVNPGESIQAAIDAAAAGDVVLVGTGTYDGAVTVNKRLTLTSTEGAIVNGKISLTSTADGAVLEGLAVNGVVVDHADDAVVRGCTVRDSSDGVRITYSTNCTVEGCTVGGTIPGDGIYLSCAGQPRILDNQVTGCGGFGIMLIQDCPDGIISGNTVRDCNERGIQLQSGCQGSVVESNTCSGNDGGFRVSGCTGTTTVLRDNTVIGDRNIAVNLEGVNSVIIENVTVKDGKYGIFLTNVENTTLTNSTFTGLTGYGLFVYHGSYATNSLIANNFFNNTQNLCIRDGYVMTGTRWNMTKTAGENIRGGSFLGGNLWLTPTGTGFSQTRADFDLDGICDEGYDLGNGCIDSLPLQNGGPSANFSVAPSSVMTGVPVFFNDTSVGDPTSWSWTFGGETETTRNVTRTYGNAGTYQATLTVENEFGTNTTTHTFTVEPYTIQGAVDAASEGDVVLVPAGTYNEDVTVDKNITLRGNEGATVNGGITITADGANVENLTVNGVISVDGADNAVVRGCIVRDGSDGVRITSAANCTVEECTLSSMGGNGISLSSAGQCRILDNQMTGCGGFGIILYSNCPGCFISGNTVQDCKERGIQLQSGCQGSVVISNIFSGNNGGLKVYGCKGQTTILRDNTLLENNYYGVSLEKADSVIVENVTVKGGTSGISLTNVENITLTNSTFTGLTSCGLSVYPRYSATNSLIANNLFNNTWNVYIPDTSDLTGTRWNTTKTFGKNIHGGPFLGGNLWLTPEGTGFSETHEDLNGDGICDEGYDLGEGCIDALPLHTCIPTANFTAAPTGGSTPLEVQFADASYGVPFLSRSWDFGDNSPAVDHTRPTHIFSTNGTHQVTLTVTNAFGSSTMTKTVTALDPPKANFTVTPAGGNAPLTVAFTDESTGCVFSRVWDFGDGSISTEERPSHTYASAGTYTVSLNVSNPYASNSTMLKNCITVESPGVSGGGSGGGRSPASAGAASKIPAGGHASFEVRDSAIHEVKVTAAEAVSHILVTVEPTAKPHSIEAPANAVYEYDEVMLYHTTDEALAGADLDFTVPKTWLEEHGAGPDDVTLYRYHDGAWHALPTRIIAEDEHRYSFTATSPGFSLFAIGVDASGPAPPVTPAETATPLPVTTPVTTATTAPQQSPLPYGFAALAAGAALLLRGRRE; this is encoded by the coding sequence GTGGCTGCAGCCGAAGTGACGGTCAACCCCGGCGAGAGTATCCAGGCGGCGATCGACGCTGCCGCTGCCGGCGACGTCGTCCTCGTCGGCACCGGCACCTATGACGGGGCCGTGACCGTGAACAAACGCCTCACTCTCACGAGCACCGAGGGTGCGATCGTGAACGGCAAAATTTCCCTCACCTCCACCGCCGACGGTGCGGTGCTCGAAGGTCTCGCCGTGAACGGCGTTGTGGTCGACCATGCCGACGACGCCGTCGTACGGGGGTGCACCGTAAGGGACAGCAGTGACGGGGTTCGCATCACATACTCGACGAACTGCACCGTGGAAGGATGCACGGTGGGGGGCACCATCCCTGGCGACGGCATCTACCTCTCCTGCGCTGGCCAGCCCAGGATCCTGGACAACCAGGTGACCGGGTGTGGAGGTTTCGGGATCATGCTCATACAAGATTGCCCCGACGGTATCATCTCAGGAAACACTGTCCGGGACTGCAACGAAAGAGGCATCCAACTCCAGTCCGGGTGCCAGGGTTCTGTGGTCGAATCCAACACCTGCTCAGGCAATGACGGTGGTTTCAGGGTCAGTGGATGCACCGGCACGACCACCGTCCTGAGGGACAACACCGTCATTGGAGACCGAAACATCGCGGTCAACCTGGAGGGTGTGAACTCTGTCATCATCGAGAATGTGACGGTGAAGGACGGGAAGTACGGCATTTTCCTCACCAATGTCGAGAATACCACACTCACCAACAGCACCTTCACCGGGCTCACCGGATATGGACTGTTTGTTTACCACGGCTCTTACGCGACGAACTCCCTCATCGCCAACAACTTCTTCAACAACACCCAGAACCTCTGTATCCGGGATGGCTACGTTATGACCGGCACCCGCTGGAACATGACGAAGACCGCCGGTGAAAACATCCGCGGCGGTTCGTTCCTCGGCGGCAACCTCTGGCTGACGCCCACGGGCACGGGTTTCTCCCAGACCCGCGCCGACTTCGACCTCGACGGGATCTGCGACGAGGGCTACGATCTTGGGAACGGGTGCATCGATTCCCTTCCGCTCCAGAACGGCGGGCCGTCGGCGAACTTCAGCGTGGCACCGTCGAGCGTGATGACCGGCGTGCCGGTCTTCTTCAACGACACCTCGGTGGGCGACCCCACCTCATGGTCATGGACATTCGGCGGGGAGACAGAGACCACCCGGAACGTCACCCGCACCTACGGGAACGCGGGCACCTACCAGGCGACGCTGACGGTGGAGAATGAGTTCGGGACGAACACCACGACCCACACGTTCACTGTCGAACCCTACACCATCCAGGGCGCGGTGGACGCCGCCTCTGAGGGCGACGTCGTCCTCGTCCCCGCCGGCACCTATAACGAGGACGTGACGGTGGACAAGAACATCACCCTCAGGGGGAACGAGGGCGCGACAGTGAACGGCGGCATCACGATCACCGCCGACGGTGCGAACGTCGAAAACCTCACCGTCAATGGGGTTATCTCTGTCGACGGGGCCGATAACGCCGTGGTGCGGGGATGCATCGTGCGGGACGGAAGTGACGGGGTTCGCATCACATCCGCGGCGAACTGCACCGTGGAGGAGTGTACGCTGAGCAGTATGGGTGGCAACGGCATCAGCCTCTCCTCCGCAGGCCAGTGTCGGATCCTGGACAACCAGATGACCGGATGTGGGGGTTTCGGGATTATTCTCTATTCCAATTGCCCTGGTTGTTTCATCTCAGGGAACACTGTCCAGGACTGCAAGGAAAGAGGCATTCAACTCCAGTCCGGATGCCAGGGCTCTGTGGTTATCTCAAACATCTTTTCAGGCAATAATGGCGGTTTGAAAGTCTATGGGTGCAAGGGGCAGACGACGATCCTGAGAGACAACACTCTCCTCGAGAATAACTACTATGGAGTCAGCCTGGAGAAGGCGGACTCCGTCATCGTCGAAAACGTCACGGTGAAGGGCGGGACGTCCGGTATTTCCCTCACCAATGTCGAGAATATCACGCTCACCAACAGCACCTTCACCGGGCTCACCAGTTGTGGACTGTCTGTTTACCCCCGTTATTCCGCGACGAACTCTCTCATCGCGAACAACCTCTTCAACAACACGTGGAATGTCTATATCCCGGATACCTCAGACCTGACCGGCACCCGCTGGAACACCACAAAGACCTTCGGGAAAAACATCCACGGCGGCCCCTTCCTCGGCGGCAACCTCTGGCTGACGCCTGAGGGAACCGGGTTCTCGGAGACCCATGAAGATCTCAATGGCGACGGGATCTGTGACGAGGGCTACGACCTCGGCGAGGGATGCATCGATGCCCTCCCGCTCCACACCTGCATCCCGACCGCGAACTTCACCGCCGCCCCGACCGGCGGCAGCACCCCGCTTGAGGTGCAGTTCGCCGACGCCTCGTACGGTGTCCCCTTCCTCTCCCGTTCATGGGACTTCGGGGACAACAGTCCCGCGGTCGACCATACCCGCCCCACCCATATCTTCTCGACCAACGGCACCCACCAGGTCACCCTGACGGTCACGAACGCCTTCGGGAGCAGCACGATGACAAAGACGGTCACCGCCCTCGACCCGCCGAAGGCAAACTTCACCGTCACGCCTGCGGGAGGGAACGCTCCCCTCACGGTTGCATTCACCGATGAATCGACGGGCTGTGTCTTCAGCCGTGTCTGGGACTTTGGAGACGGTTCGATCTCGACCGAAGAGCGCCCATCCCACACCTACGCATCAGCCGGCACCTACACGGTCTCTCTGAATGTCAGCAACCCGTACGCCTCGAACTCGACGATGCTGAAGAACTGCATCACGGTTGAGTCGCCGGGCGTGAGCGGCGGTGGTAGTGGTGGAGGCCGCTCGCCCGCATCGGCCGGTGCGGCAAGCAAGATCCCGGCCGGCGGGCACGCCTCCTTCGAGGTCCGTGACTCGGCGATCCACGAGGTGAAGGTGACCGCCGCTGAAGCGGTCTCGCATATCCTGGTCACCGTCGAACCGACCGCAAAGCCGCACAGTATCGAGGCCCCGGCCAATGCGGTCTATGAATACGACGAAGTGATGCTGTACCACACCACCGACGAGGCCCTTGCCGGCGCCGACCTCGACTTCACGGTTCCAAAGACGTGGCTCGAAGAGCACGGCGCCGGTCCCGATGACGTGACACTGTACCGCTACCACGACGGCGCGTGGCACGCCCTCCCCACCCGCATCATCGCCGAGGACGAGCACCGGTACTCTTTCACCGCCACATCGCCCGGCTTCTCGCTCTTCGCGATCGGAGTCGATGCGTCCGGGCCTGCGCCGCCGGTGACACCCGCGGAGACCGCGACCCCCCTCCCGGTCACGACCCCGGTCACCACGGCGACCACCGCCCCGCAGCAGAGTCCGCTCCCGTACGGGTTTGCGGCCCTTGCCGCCGGTGCCGCCCTCCTCCTCAGGGGAAGGCGGGAATAA
- the purB gene encoding adenylosuccinate lyase, giving the protein MAIHPIDYRYGTPEMKSVWGEENRFRCIVAAEVALAQAEATCGVIPADAAATIKQCAGEATLARANEIEAEINHDMMAVVKAVTEVCGDAGRWIHFGATSNDILDTATGLQMKAAIDLIEEKLQRLLAVLLRRSEETKNLVCVARTHGQHGVPTTYGLRFAIWASEVGRHIERLREIRPRVAVGQLTGAVGTQAALGTKGLEVQPAMMEYLGLTAVDVSNQVISRDRYAEYVLFLANMATTLDKIGVEIRSLQRTELAEVEEAFGKKQVGSSTMPHKRNPIKSEQVCGLARIVRAMVEPSLQNNTLWDERDLTNSSCERVVFPEASVLADHILNVMTGVLDRLNIREENIRKNLDLLHGVNLAESVMIELTKRGLGRQDAHEAVRVASMTALAEKRNIAGVLEENPKVAAVLSSEEIAALLNPDNYIGTAVEQVERVVAKLRPLAA; this is encoded by the coding sequence ATGGCGATCCACCCGATAGACTACCGGTACGGCACGCCCGAGATGAAGAGCGTCTGGGGCGAAGAGAACCGGTTCAGGTGCATTGTGGCGGCAGAGGTCGCGCTTGCACAGGCCGAGGCGACGTGCGGGGTCATCCCGGCCGACGCCGCGGCGACGATCAAGCAGTGCGCGGGCGAGGCCACCCTCGCACGGGCAAACGAGATCGAGGCCGAGATCAACCACGACATGATGGCCGTCGTCAAGGCGGTCACCGAGGTCTGCGGCGACGCCGGACGCTGGATACACTTCGGCGCCACCTCGAACGACATCCTGGACACCGCCACCGGGCTCCAGATGAAGGCGGCGATAGACCTGATCGAGGAGAAACTCCAGCGGCTCCTTGCCGTCCTCCTCCGCAGGAGCGAGGAGACGAAGAACCTCGTCTGCGTCGCACGCACCCACGGCCAGCACGGCGTGCCGACGACGTACGGGCTGCGGTTCGCGATCTGGGCAAGCGAGGTCGGCAGGCACATCGAGCGTCTCCGCGAGATACGGCCGCGGGTCGCCGTCGGGCAGCTCACCGGCGCCGTCGGGACGCAGGCGGCCCTGGGGACAAAGGGGCTTGAGGTGCAGCCCGCGATGATGGAATATCTCGGCCTCACCGCGGTCGACGTCTCGAACCAGGTGATCTCCCGCGACCGCTATGCCGAGTACGTCCTCTTCCTCGCGAACATGGCCACGACCCTGGACAAGATCGGGGTCGAGATCAGGTCCTTACAGCGGACCGAACTCGCCGAGGTCGAGGAGGCCTTCGGCAAAAAGCAGGTCGGGTCATCGACGATGCCGCACAAGAGGAACCCGATCAAGAGCGAGCAGGTCTGCGGCCTGGCCAGGATCGTCCGCGCAATGGTCGAACCGTCCCTCCAGAACAACACCCTCTGGGACGAGCGCGACCTCACCAACTCCTCCTGCGAGCGGGTGGTCTTCCCCGAGGCCTCGGTCCTCGCCGACCACATCCTCAACGTGATGACCGGCGTCCTCGACCGCCTCAATATCAGGGAGGAAAACATCAGGAAGAACCTCGACCTCCTCCACGGCGTGAACCTGGCCGAGTCGGTGATGATCGAACTGACCAAGCGCGGTCTGGGCAGGCAGGACGCCCACGAGGCCGTCCGCGTGGCGAGCATGACCGCCCTTGCAGAGAAGAGAAACATCGCCGGCGTCCTCGAAGAGAACCCGAAGGTCGCGGCCGTCCTCTCCTCCGAGGAGATCGCCGCCCTCCTCAACCCTGACAACTATATCGGCACCGCGGTCGAGCAGGTCGAGCGTGTCGTCGCGAAACTCAGGCCCCTCGCGGCCTGA
- the acsC gene encoding acetyl-CoA decarbonylase/synthase complex subunit gamma — MKALEVYKLLPKTNCKECGFPTCLAFAMKLAAGGVEPERCPYLDEETKALLGGATRPPVRAVTVGVGARSFTVGEEIVMFRHEKTFYHRPGIMVCAADTSPVAEIRRTAEEVRDFVVHRVGQDLTLDGIALRCESGDPDRFAAAAMAVGECGDLPRLLIAADPAAHEAALRVCGQFLPLIHAATTENHAEMAALAKRYGCPLVVRAETQVKLADLAAQCTAAGAPAVLLDPAPRTMGDFVARASHLREHAVTRAAPDLGYPLYLDTVPLGTDAALAAGILRYAGVIAVPPLPHPSLLAALTLRQNIYTDPQKPIQVAPGIYPVNNPGRDAPVLLSVNFSLTYFTLLGYLEAAKVPCYLFVVDTAGLSVLTAVAGGKLDEEVVKKAIEATDLAGTVGHRTIVIPGFAAPLSGRIEEATGWTVRVGPRDAAEIGEFLETETEG; from the coding sequence ATGAAGGCGCTCGAAGTCTACAAACTCCTGCCAAAGACCAACTGCAAGGAGTGCGGGTTCCCGACCTGCCTCGCCTTCGCGATGAAACTCGCCGCCGGCGGCGTCGAACCCGAACGCTGTCCGTACCTGGACGAGGAGACGAAGGCCCTCCTCGGCGGGGCGACCAGGCCGCCGGTGCGGGCGGTGACGGTCGGCGTCGGCGCCCGCTCCTTCACCGTCGGAGAGGAGATCGTGATGTTCAGGCACGAGAAGACCTTCTACCACCGCCCGGGCATCATGGTCTGCGCCGCCGACACCTCGCCGGTGGCGGAGATCAGGAGGACCGCGGAGGAGGTGCGGGACTTCGTCGTCCACCGGGTCGGGCAGGACCTGACCCTCGACGGGATCGCGCTCAGGTGCGAGAGCGGCGATCCCGACCGCTTTGCCGCGGCCGCCATGGCCGTCGGGGAGTGCGGCGACCTCCCCCGCCTCCTCATCGCCGCCGACCCCGCCGCTCATGAGGCGGCCCTCCGGGTCTGCGGCCAGTTCCTCCCCCTCATCCACGCGGCGACGACGGAGAACCACGCGGAGATGGCGGCCCTCGCAAAGCGCTACGGGTGCCCGCTCGTCGTGCGGGCAGAAACCCAGGTGAAACTCGCCGACCTCGCCGCTCAGTGCACCGCCGCCGGCGCCCCGGCCGTCCTCCTGGACCCGGCGCCGCGGACGATGGGGGACTTCGTGGCGCGGGCCTCGCACCTCCGGGAGCACGCCGTGACGAGGGCGGCGCCAGACCTCGGGTACCCCCTCTACCTGGACACCGTGCCCCTCGGCACCGACGCCGCCCTCGCCGCCGGGATCCTCAGGTATGCCGGCGTCATCGCCGTCCCGCCCCTGCCGCACCCTTCCCTCCTCGCCGCCCTCACTCTCCGCCAGAACATCTACACCGACCCGCAGAAACCCATCCAGGTGGCGCCCGGCATCTACCCGGTGAACAATCCCGGCAGGGACGCACCCGTCCTCCTCTCGGTGAACTTCTCCCTCACCTACTTCACCCTCCTTGGCTACCTGGAGGCCGCGAAGGTTCCCTGCTACCTCTTCGTCGTGGACACCGCGGGGCTCTCGGTCCTGACGGCGGTCGCCGGCGGAAAACTCGATGAAGAGGTGGTGAAAAAAGCGATCGAGGCCACGGACCTTGCCGGGACCGTGGGCCACCGCACCATCGTCATCCCGGGCTTCGCAGCGCCCCTCTCGGGGAGGATCGAGGAGGCGACCGGATGGACGGTGCGGGTCGGGCCGCGCGACGCCGCGGAGATCGGGGAGTTCCTGGAGACGGAGACGGAGGGATAG
- a CDS encoding acetyl-CoA decarbonylase/synthase complex subunit delta, translating to MTERITEVAVGATRTEGGTRTRSYRIGGASALPGMGDAGSRPLVALEICDDPALWPAVVLEEVGDLAGDLAGWARAAEEWWNADLVRLVLTSTRRRGFDDPAAAGRAVEEVLAATGLPLVVEGSADPALDTEVFRRCGEAGEGERLLLGTAEAERYRSVAAAALAYGHAVVAQTPIDINLAKQLNILLRETGVSHDRIVIDPYTGALGYGFEYSYSVMERVRTAALAGDADLAMPMISAAQDSLTVKEVREAPDEERAGTAVEWEFYAAFAAAVAGAGIVCVRHPRTVGVLKEAVADLWEGAGWP from the coding sequence ATGACAGAACGGATCACGGAGGTGGCGGTCGGCGCCACCCGCACGGAAGGAGGGACGAGGACGCGGTCGTACCGCATCGGCGGGGCATCGGCCCTGCCGGGCATGGGCGACGCGGGGAGCAGGCCGCTGGTCGCCCTGGAGATCTGCGACGACCCGGCCCTCTGGCCGGCGGTCGTGCTGGAGGAGGTCGGCGACCTTGCCGGCGACCTCGCCGGATGGGCGAGGGCGGCGGAAGAGTGGTGGAACGCCGACCTGGTCCGCCTCGTCCTGACGAGCACGCGGCGACGGGGTTTCGACGACCCTGCGGCGGCCGGGCGGGCGGTCGAGGAGGTGCTCGCCGCCACCGGCCTCCCTCTCGTCGTCGAGGGGAGCGCCGACCCGGCCCTGGACACCGAGGTCTTCAGGCGGTGCGGGGAGGCCGGCGAGGGGGAGCGTCTCCTCCTCGGCACGGCCGAGGCCGAGCGCTACCGCTCGGTCGCGGCCGCCGCCCTTGCCTACGGCCACGCCGTCGTCGCCCAGACCCCGATCGACATCAACCTGGCAAAACAGTTGAACATCCTGCTCCGGGAGACCGGCGTGTCGCACGACCGGATCGTCATCGACCCCTATACCGGCGCCCTCGGGTACGGCTTCGAATACTCGTACTCGGTGATGGAGCGGGTCCGCACCGCCGCCCTCGCGGGCGACGCCGACCTGGCGATGCCGATGATCAGCGCCGCCCAGGACTCTCTCACGGTAAAGGAAGTGCGCGAGGCCCCTGACGAAGAGCGGGCCGGGACGGCAGTGGAGTGGGAGTTCTATGCCGCCTTCGCCGCGGCGGTGGCCGGCGCCGGGATCGTCTGCGTCCGCCACCCCCGCACCGTCGGGGTGCTCAAAGAAGCGGTCGCCGACCTCTGGGAGGGAGCGGGATGGCCATGA
- a CDS encoding GNAT family N-acetyltransferase: protein MPSSLLTERLELVPATPGHLDLDLTDHGALAALLEADVPADWPPEMIREARSPFLSMLRADPLSEGWNLWYLVCTGGDRRMLVGGCGFVGRPSVEGRVEIGYSLLPGCRGRGYASEAAAALIRWAFDDPEVTCVFARTYADLTQSIRLLRRLGFTPAGEEEGGVRVRYDLTRAQWERKIRWGWKKEEFIPAFP from the coding sequence ATGCCATCCTCCCTCCTGACCGAACGGCTCGAACTGGTCCCGGCCACACCCGGCCACCTCGACCTCGACCTCACCGACCATGGGGCGCTCGCCGCACTCCTGGAGGCAGATGTCCCGGCCGACTGGCCGCCCGAGATGATCAGGGAGGCGCGATCACCCTTCCTCTCGATGCTCAGGGCCGACCCGCTCAGCGAGGGCTGGAACCTCTGGTACCTCGTCTGCACCGGGGGCGACCGCCGGATGCTCGTCGGGGGGTGCGGGTTTGTCGGCCGCCCTTCCGTCGAGGGGAGGGTCGAGATCGGGTACTCGCTCCTGCCGGGGTGCAGGGGCCGGGGATATGCGTCCGAGGCGGCGGCCGCTCTCATCAGGTGGGCCTTCGACGATCCTGAGGTGACATGCGTCTTTGCCAGGACGTACGCCGACCTGACGCAATCGATCCGTCTCCTCAGACGGCTCGGCTTCACCCCTGCGGGGGAGGAGGAGGGAGGCGTCAGGGTACGCTACGACCTGACCAGGGCGCAGTGGGAGAGGAAGATCCGCTGGGGCTGGAAAAAAGAGGAGTTTATTCCCGCCTTCCCCTGA
- a CDS encoding AAA family ATPase, producing MNPCTVAIAGKGGTGKTTLAALLVDALVVAGVRPVLVVDADPNANLHEAMGVAVEETLGTMREEAFTRNIPPGMDRRAYIGYRFRRVLVEAGGFDLLAMGRPEGTGCYCFANDLLRECVDSLVQDYRCVVIDAEAGMEHISRGTVGAPDLLLIVSDPSARGLRTALRIRDLAVALGLDEERIFLVVNRSKGEAVAAGPLPLAAVVPYDPAVEEADVAGRPVISVPPKSPARAAVEGLGRWVMERCG from the coding sequence ATGAACCCCTGCACCGTCGCGATCGCCGGGAAAGGCGGGACCGGGAAGACGACGCTCGCCGCCCTGCTGGTCGACGCCCTCGTCGTCGCCGGCGTGCGCCCGGTCCTCGTGGTGGACGCCGACCCGAACGCCAACCTCCACGAGGCGATGGGGGTCGCCGTCGAGGAGACCCTCGGCACGATGCGGGAGGAGGCGTTCACCAGGAACATCCCGCCGGGAATGGACCGGCGGGCCTACATCGGCTACCGGTTCAGGCGGGTGCTCGTCGAGGCCGGGGGCTTCGACCTCCTGGCGATGGGCAGACCTGAAGGGACCGGGTGCTATTGTTTCGCCAACGATCTCCTCCGCGAGTGCGTCGACTCGCTGGTGCAGGACTACCGGTGCGTCGTCATCGACGCCGAGGCAGGGATGGAGCATATCTCCCGCGGCACCGTCGGGGCGCCCGACCTCCTCCTCATCGTCTCCGACCCCTCGGCCCGCGGCCTGCGGACCGCCCTGCGGATCCGGGACCTCGCTGTCGCCCTGGGCCTCGACGAGGAGAGGATCTTCCTGGTCGTCAACCGCTCGAAGGGCGAGGCGGTGGCGGCCGGCCCCCTCCCCCTCGCCGCCGTCGTCCCGTACGACCCGGCGGTCGAGGAGGCCGACGTCGCGGGCCGCCCGGTCATCTCGGTCCCGCCGAAGAGTCCGGCGAGGGCGGCGGTGGAAGGGCTTGGCCGGTGGGTGATGGAGAGATGCGGATGA